A part of Paenarthrobacter sp. A20 genomic DNA contains:
- a CDS encoding VOC family protein — MSAPQLYVTFPGTAREALSFYAEIFGGELSLYTFEDFSRTDGPSDAIAHGVLSGVVSLSGSDAATGDKTVRMEGAMLSLLGAAEPDVLHHWFDKLADGGRILDPLSPKPWGASDGQVVDRHGLHWLIGYEPAA, encoded by the coding sequence ATGTCAGCACCCCAGCTCTACGTCACCTTTCCCGGCACAGCGCGTGAAGCCCTCAGCTTCTACGCGGAGATCTTCGGCGGGGAGCTTTCCTTGTACACGTTTGAGGACTTCAGCCGCACCGATGGCCCCTCCGATGCCATCGCCCATGGCGTCCTCAGCGGAGTGGTCTCACTGAGTGGATCTGACGCTGCGACAGGCGACAAAACCGTCCGCATGGAAGGCGCCATGCTCTCACTGCTGGGAGCGGCAGAACCCGACGTTCTTCACCATTGGTTCGACAAACTCGCCGACGGCGGTCGGATCCTGGACCCACTGTCACCAAAGCCCTGGGGTGCATCCGACGGCCAAGTGGTGGACCGCCACGGCCTGCATTGGCTCATCGGATATGAACCAGCTGCCTAA
- a CDS encoding TetR/AcrR family transcriptional regulator: MTGQQRKSQLIGIGRALFAARGLDGTTIEEIAANAGVSKPVIYEHFGSKEGLYRRVVETEFRILLDSITEALSTEAKPRVLVERAALALLGYIEDRTDGFRILMRDAPPSQPEGAFSTLLSHVTARVEHLLSDEFARRGFSAADGAMYAQMLVGMVAMTGQWWLDSRTPDKRAVAAHLVNLAWNGLTGLQKEPGLRSEG; this comes from the coding sequence ATGACCGGCCAGCAGCGCAAATCCCAGCTCATCGGCATCGGCCGCGCCCTCTTCGCAGCCCGTGGCCTGGACGGCACCACCATCGAGGAAATCGCTGCCAACGCTGGCGTTTCCAAGCCCGTCATCTACGAGCACTTCGGCTCCAAGGAAGGCTTGTACCGGCGGGTCGTGGAGACAGAATTCCGGATTCTGCTGGACTCCATCACCGAGGCCCTCAGCACCGAAGCCAAGCCCCGGGTCCTGGTTGAACGCGCAGCACTGGCCCTCCTTGGCTACATCGAAGACCGCACCGACGGCTTCCGGATCCTCATGCGCGACGCCCCGCCCTCCCAACCCGAGGGCGCCTTCTCCACGTTGCTCTCCCACGTAACAGCCCGGGTGGAACACCTGCTCTCCGATGAATTCGCACGACGGGGTTTCAGTGCAGCCGACGGCGCCATGTACGCACAGATGCTGGTCGGCATGGTGGCGATGACCGGCCAGTGGTGGCTCGACAGCCGCACACCGGACAAGCGGGCCGTCGCCGCGCACCTGGTGAACCTGGCCTGGAACGGCCTGACCGGGCTGCAGAAGGAGCCCGGACTGCGTTCAGAGGGCTGA